One region of Dokdonia sp. 4H-3-7-5 genomic DNA includes:
- the hemL gene encoding glutamate-1-semialdehyde 2,1-aminomutase, producing MIYKRSSELFVAAQKVIPGGVNSPVRAFKSVGGDPVFVKEAKGAYLYDEDGRRLIDYIASWGPMILGHAHKPVVDAVVEKAQKGTSFGMPTEIETKIAELAISMVPGIDKIRFVNSGTEACMSAVRLARGFSGREKIIKFAGCYHGHSDSFLIQAGSGAVTFGSPNSPGVTAGTAKDTLLADYNNLDNVKELFEANPGEIAAIIIEPVAGNMGCILPAEGFLQGLRELCDAHGALLIFDEVMTGFRLAKGGVQELMNVRADIVTFGKVIGGGLPVGAFAARTEIMSHLAPEGPVYQAGTLSGNPLAMAAGLAMLTELNNSDVFESLAKKTEYLHKGIDKALTDSGVTFTINRIGSMISVHFAEGAVTDFKSAAVGDNDTFKKFFHGLLEEGIYIAPSAYESWFLNDALSYEDLDETIAAVAKVGKTL from the coding sequence ATGATTTATAAAAGAAGTAGTGAGCTTTTTGTAGCAGCTCAAAAAGTAATACCAGGAGGAGTAAATAGTCCCGTAAGAGCTTTTAAATCTGTAGGAGGAGATCCTGTATTTGTAAAAGAAGCAAAGGGAGCTTATTTATATGATGAAGATGGACGCAGACTTATTGATTACATCGCTTCATGGGGACCTATGATTTTAGGTCATGCGCATAAACCTGTGGTAGATGCTGTTGTAGAAAAGGCACAAAAAGGAACTTCCTTTGGGATGCCTACAGAGATAGAAACAAAAATAGCCGAGCTTGCCATTTCTATGGTGCCAGGTATTGATAAAATACGCTTTGTAAATAGTGGTACAGAAGCTTGCATGAGTGCAGTGCGTCTTGCTCGCGGATTCTCAGGAAGAGAGAAGATTATCAAATTTGCAGGTTGTTACCACGGTCACTCAGACTCATTTCTTATACAAGCGGGAAGTGGAGCGGTAACCTTTGGTTCTCCTAATAGTCCAGGAGTAACCGCTGGTACAGCAAAAGACACCTTACTGGCAGATTATAATAACCTAGATAACGTAAAAGAACTTTTTGAAGCAAATCCGGGTGAGATTGCTGCAATCATTATAGAACCTGTTGCAGGTAACATGGGATGTATCCTTCCAGCCGAAGGATTTTTACAAGGATTACGTGAGCTATGTGACGCACATGGTGCGCTACTCATTTTTGATGAGGTAATGACAGGATTTAGACTAGCAAAAGGAGGTGTGCAAGAGCTTATGAATGTTCGTGCAGATATTGTCACTTTCGGAAAAGTAATAGGTGGTGGACTGCCTGTAGGAGCTTTTGCAGCTCGCACAGAAATAATGAGTCACCTTGCTCCAGAAGGACCAGTATATCAAGCAGGAACCTTAAGTGGAAATCCGCTAGCGATGGCTGCCGGTCTAGCCATGCTTACAGAGTTAAATAATAGTGATGTTTTTGAAAGCTTAGCAAAGAAAACGGAGTATTTGCATAAAGGAATAGATAAAGCCTTAACTGATAGCGGAGTTACCTTTACTATAAACCGAATTGGCTCAATGATTTCTGTACACTTTGCCGAAGGTGCAGTGACAGATTTCAAATCGGCTGCGGTGGGTGATAATGATACGTTTAAGAAATTCTTCCATGGATTACTTGAAGAAGGTATTTACATTGCACCAAGTGCCTATGAAAGCTGGTTTTTAAATGACGCTCTCTCTTACGAAGATCTTGATGAGACGATTGCTGCAGTAGCAAAGGTGGGGAAGACGTTGTAA
- a CDS encoding glucosaminidase domain-containing protein, with amino-acid sequence MLKRFTILLIIGILSVSCGGSKKATRSKKRTKTTRTIERRQPSPKVAEAATPDNNLDNGVNPVPKGGVNGYIDAFADIAKEEMELYGIPASITLAQGILESGAGKGELVLKANNHFGIKCHDWKGQTVYHDDDEKGECFRKYSLPKFSYRDHSLFLTGRKRYTDLFKLPKDDYKGWAEGLRAAGYATDKKYPQKLISLVERYELYRYDGEVLGKDVADYKKVTDNNNQHTVQKGETLYRISRKYNITVPELKKWNGIDSDQIFEGQVLFIKPFDRGY; translated from the coding sequence ATGTTGAAACGTTTTACCATACTCTTGATTATAGGAATACTGTCCGTAAGCTGTGGTGGTTCTAAAAAAGCCACACGTTCAAAAAAAAGAACAAAAACTACACGTACCATCGAGAGAAGGCAGCCATCTCCAAAAGTAGCTGAAGCTGCTACTCCAGATAACAATCTTGATAATGGTGTAAATCCAGTTCCTAAAGGTGGTGTTAATGGATATATAGATGCTTTTGCAGATATTGCTAAGGAAGAAATGGAATTGTATGGCATCCCAGCTAGTATTACACTAGCGCAAGGTATTCTTGAATCTGGAGCGGGAAAAGGAGAACTAGTTTTAAAAGCAAATAACCACTTTGGTATTAAGTGTCACGACTGGAAAGGTCAGACTGTTTATCATGATGACGATGAAAAGGGAGAATGCTTTAGAAAGTATAGTTTACCTAAATTTTCTTACAGAGATCACTCCTTATTTTTGACAGGAAGAAAACGTTATACAGATCTTTTTAAGCTACCTAAGGATGATTATAAGGGTTGGGCAGAAGGCTTGCGCGCTGCTGGTTATGCAACAGATAAGAAATATCCTCAAAAACTAATTAGCTTAGTAGAGCGTTACGAGCTGTACCGTTATGATGGGGAAGTTTTAGGAAAAGATGTTGCAGATTATAAGAAAGTTACAGACAATAATAATCAACATACCGTACAAAAGGGTGAAACGCTTTACCGCATTTCTCGTAAATATAATATAACGGTGCCAGAACTTAAAAAATGGAATGGTATCGATAGTGATCAGATCTTTGAGGGTCAAGTTCTTTTTATCAAACCTTTTGATAGAGGGTATTAA
- a CDS encoding aromatic amino acid hydroxylase, whose protein sequence is MEIPVTSNPLLDRLPKHLGQYIKAQDYDQYTPINQAVWRYVMRKNVAHLSQVAHESYMSGLKKTGISIDNIPSMYGMNRILKEIGWAAVAVDGFIPPNAFMEFQAYKVLVIASDIRQLENIEYTPAPDIIHEGAGHAPIIASPDYAEYLRRFGEIGARAISNAHDMDMYEAVRKLSILKEAEGIAQEEIDAAEDEVNRLQQMTVEPSEIALIRNLHWWTVEYGLIGTLEDPKLYGAGLLSSLGESKHCLTDAVKKLPYSIDAAYQEFDITQMQPQLFVTPDFGYLMEVLEEFAETMALRRGGWRGVQKLIDCKQLGSIELNTGLQVSGNFSNMIQDEDNRVVYFETHGPSALSYRGKELIGLGTDHFRKGFSSPLGKLKRSSMAIENMSPRDLKAFEIYEGGINSFEFESGITVTGMITTGTRSVDGTLLVVHFDGCEVSYKGDKLISRKNGPFDMAIGTSVVSAFAGAADHDSFEIKSQVSTTTTIQHELSEEDKKLNEFYREVRAQREIGNPQETTLLSIFETVKKQYPTDWLLSLEIFELTRNKEVLAHLESLMISRANIAHLIKDGLSLVMEDNGVIQ, encoded by the coding sequence ATGGAAATACCAGTTACATCAAACCCGTTATTAGATCGTCTGCCTAAGCATTTAGGACAATATATCAAGGCGCAAGATTATGATCAATACACTCCTATCAACCAAGCGGTGTGGAGATATGTGATGCGTAAAAATGTAGCTCATTTAAGTCAGGTGGCTCATGAGAGCTATATGTCTGGTCTTAAAAAAACAGGGATTTCTATAGATAACATCCCTTCTATGTACGGGATGAATCGTATCCTTAAAGAAATAGGATGGGCTGCTGTTGCGGTAGATGGTTTTATACCTCCTAATGCTTTTATGGAATTTCAAGCATACAAGGTGCTTGTGATCGCTAGTGACATACGCCAACTAGAAAATATAGAATACACACCTGCACCAGATATTATACATGAAGGTGCTGGTCATGCTCCTATTATTGCTAGTCCAGATTATGCGGAATATCTGCGCAGATTTGGAGAAATAGGTGCTCGTGCCATATCAAATGCACATGATATGGATATGTATGAAGCAGTGCGCAAGCTATCTATTTTAAAAGAAGCTGAAGGTATTGCTCAAGAAGAAATAGACGCTGCCGAAGATGAGGTAAATCGACTTCAGCAAATGACGGTAGAACCGTCTGAAATTGCACTTATAAGAAACCTTCACTGGTGGACCGTAGAGTACGGACTTATAGGAACACTAGAAGATCCAAAATTATATGGCGCTGGCTTATTATCATCTCTAGGTGAGAGCAAACATTGCCTTACAGATGCTGTAAAGAAACTACCATATAGCATAGATGCTGCTTATCAAGAATTTGATATCACACAAATGCAACCTCAGCTATTTGTTACTCCAGATTTTGGATACTTAATGGAAGTGCTAGAAGAATTTGCAGAGACTATGGCTTTGAGACGAGGTGGATGGCGAGGTGTCCAAAAACTTATAGATTGTAAGCAGCTAGGCTCTATCGAGCTTAACACTGGTCTGCAAGTAAGTGGGAATTTTAGTAACATGATTCAAGATGAAGACAACCGTGTTGTTTATTTTGAAACTCATGGACCTAGTGCCCTTTCTTACAGAGGTAAGGAGCTCATAGGACTAGGAACAGATCATTTTAGAAAAGGATTCTCTTCGCCTTTAGGGAAACTCAAGCGTAGCTCTATGGCTATCGAAAATATGAGTCCAAGAGATCTTAAAGCTTTTGAAATTTATGAAGGCGGCATTAACTCCTTTGAGTTTGAAAGTGGCATTACCGTGACAGGAATGATTACCACTGGTACTCGTAGTGTAGATGGAACCTTGCTCGTGGTTCATTTTGATGGCTGCGAAGTTTCATACAAAGGTGACAAACTTATCTCACGTAAGAATGGGCCTTTTGATATGGCCATAGGAACCTCTGTAGTTTCTGCTTTTGCAGGAGCAGCAGATCATGATTCTTTTGAGATAAAAAGTCAGGTGAGTACTACCACTACCATCCAGCACGAACTATCTGAAGAGGACAAAAAACTTAACGAATTCTACAGGGAAGTAAGAGCTCAACGAGAAATTGGAAACCCACAAGAAACAACACTCTTAAGTATATTTGAAACGGTCAAAAAGCAATATCCTACTGACTGGCTTTTATCACTTGAAATATTTGAGCTTACGCGAAATAAGGAAGTGCTAGCACACCTAGAATCCCTCATGATTTCTAGAGCAAATATTGCACATCTTATAAAAGACGGACTAAGTTTAGTAATGGAAGATAATGGGGTTATTCAGTAG
- a CDS encoding 1-aminocyclopropane-1-carboxylate deaminase/D-cysteine desulfhydrase, with protein MNLTSENQFISETNGRSLSIKREDLLHPTVSGNKFRKLKYNLIQAREDGFETLLTFGGAYSNHIAATAAAGQLEGFKTIGVIRGEELGVNLAKTLESNPTLAFAYECGMKFHFISREEYREKDEVHFRGSITKTFNNPFIIPEGGTNDLAIKGCEEILTEDDTCFDYICCPIGTTGTISGIINSLKPHQKALGFPALKGDWVADEVRKYAKNEQWEIIADYHFGGYAKVNGDLVSFINEFHAEHQVLLDPIYTGKMLYGISELMKGGYFRENSRILAVHTGGLQGIAGMNIQLAKKGLPLIH; from the coding sequence GTGAATCTTACTTCAGAAAATCAATTTATTTCAGAAACAAATGGACGCTCCCTTTCTATTAAAAGGGAAGACTTACTGCATCCTACAGTTTCTGGAAACAAGTTTAGAAAACTTAAATATAACCTTATACAAGCCCGAGAAGATGGTTTTGAAACCTTACTCACTTTTGGAGGCGCTTACTCAAACCATATTGCTGCTACAGCTGCGGCTGGGCAATTAGAAGGTTTTAAAACTATAGGTGTTATACGCGGAGAAGAGCTAGGTGTTAATCTTGCTAAGACGCTTGAAAGCAATCCTACGCTGGCATTTGCATATGAGTGTGGGATGAAATTTCACTTTATATCAAGAGAAGAATACCGAGAAAAAGATGAGGTACACTTTCGCGGAAGCATAACAAAAACCTTTAATAATCCGTTTATAATTCCCGAAGGCGGAACCAATGATCTCGCTATTAAAGGTTGTGAAGAAATCTTAACTGAAGATGATACATGCTTTGACTATATATGCTGCCCCATAGGAACAACAGGAACTATTTCTGGCATTATAAATAGCCTGAAGCCGCACCAGAAGGCATTGGGGTTTCCAGCTCTCAAAGGAGATTGGGTAGCAGATGAGGTGAGAAAATATGCAAAAAATGAGCAGTGGGAGATTATTGCCGACTATCATTTTGGGGGATATGCAAAGGTGAATGGTGATCTCGTGAGCTTTATAAATGAATTTCACGCTGAGCATCAAGTTTTACTAGATCCTATTTATACGGGTAAGATGCTTTATGGCATTTCAGAGCTTATGAAAGGTGGGTATTTCCGCGAGAATTCTCGTATTTTAGCCGTTCATACGGGAGGTTTACAAGGAATTGCAGGAATGAATATCCAGCTAGCCAAAAAAGGGCTTCCACTGATACACTAA
- a CDS encoding enoyl-CoA hydratase/isomerase family protein yields MTQPYVKTLKANGIATITFFHPAHNSMPSTVLADLESAIHNSGEDDDVKVIILQSGGERTFCAGASFDELKSIEDNVEGKEFFMGFARVILAMRSCPKIIIGRIQGKAVGGGVGLAAATDYCYATKYASIKLSELTIGIGPFVIAPAVERKIGLNGLSNLTLNATEFYSPEWAKEKGLYAALFETSILMDEAVQALAVKLASYNPEAVTAMKKALWEGTDHWPSLLEERAEMSGTLVLSKFTKDTLGAL; encoded by the coding sequence ATGACACAACCTTACGTAAAGACATTAAAAGCAAACGGAATCGCTACAATTACATTTTTTCATCCAGCACATAATAGTATGCCTAGTACTGTACTTGCAGACCTCGAGAGCGCAATACATAATAGCGGAGAAGATGATGATGTAAAAGTAATCATACTGCAAAGTGGAGGAGAGCGTACTTTTTGTGCTGGAGCTAGTTTTGATGAACTTAAAAGCATCGAAGATAATGTAGAAGGAAAGGAATTCTTTATGGGATTTGCACGTGTAATACTCGCTATGCGCTCTTGTCCTAAAATTATTATAGGTCGTATTCAAGGTAAGGCAGTAGGAGGTGGCGTAGGCCTAGCAGCTGCAACAGATTATTGCTACGCTACTAAGTATGCGAGTATAAAACTAAGCGAACTCACCATAGGTATAGGTCCATTTGTTATTGCTCCTGCTGTTGAGCGTAAGATAGGGTTGAATGGACTAAGCAACTTGACACTAAATGCAACAGAGTTTTACAGCCCAGAGTGGGCAAAAGAAAAAGGACTGTATGCAGCACTTTTTGAAACCTCTATTTTAATGGATGAGGCGGTACAAGCACTAGCTGTAAAACTTGCTTCATACAACCCAGAAGCGGTTACCGCTATGAAAAAAGCATTATGGGAAGGAACAGACCACTGGCCATCACTTCTAGAAGAACGCGCTGAGATGAGTGGTACTTTAGTATTAAGTAAGTTTACAAAAGATACACTGGGAGCGTTGTAA
- a CDS encoding DUF5522 domain-containing protein, with protein MSYLKKHIPIEDGDYYLTPEGYKCFTEQYHLKRGYCCESGCRHCPYGYSKKTNSQN; from the coding sequence ATGTCCTACTTAAAAAAACATATCCCTATAGAAGATGGCGATTACTACCTAACGCCAGAGGGCTACAAATGTTTTACAGAACAATATCACCTTAAACGTGGTTATTGCTGTGAGAGCGGTTGCCGTCATTGTCCGTATGGGTATAGCAAGAAAACCAACAGCCAGAACTAA
- a CDS encoding GSCFA domain-containing protein yields MIKLQTQLPLTTSSTPFGYDDTLLLLGSCFSENIGDKLDYYKFQSVTNPFGIIFNPIALERLIQDAIEDKTYTEEDVFELDGVWKSYYAHSDKNALSRLGAVIHLQEAQQLLRTQLKSASHLFITLGTAWVYRHIERDEVVANCHKVPQKEFVKELLSIDDIVQSLSRIVKLVRNFNPDVHITFTVSPVRHIKDGFIENTRSKSHLISAIHELVDKSGVSYFPSYEIMMDELRDYRFYCSDMIHPSAQAVDYIWERFVEVYAFAKAQQTIKQVSKVQQGITHKPFNAEGEQHQKFLTKLDSQKEKLVQEFPWMRF; encoded by the coding sequence ATGATAAAATTACAGACTCAGTTGCCACTTACTACATCATCGACTCCGTTTGGGTATGATGATACGTTGTTGCTGTTGGGTTCTTGTTTTTCAGAAAACATAGGAGATAAACTAGATTACTATAAATTTCAATCGGTTACAAATCCGTTTGGGATTATATTTAATCCTATAGCGCTTGAGCGCCTTATACAAGACGCGATTGAAGATAAAACATATACAGAAGAAGATGTTTTTGAACTTGATGGTGTCTGGAAGTCATACTACGCGCATAGCGATAAAAATGCTTTGAGTAGACTAGGAGCTGTAATACATCTTCAAGAGGCACAGCAATTACTTAGGACGCAGTTAAAAAGCGCTTCTCATCTCTTTATCACATTAGGTACTGCTTGGGTTTATAGACATATTGAACGAGATGAGGTGGTAGCCAACTGTCACAAGGTGCCTCAGAAGGAGTTTGTAAAAGAGCTCTTGTCTATAGATGATATTGTGCAAAGTCTATCTCGCATAGTAAAGCTTGTGCGAAACTTCAACCCTGATGTTCACATCACTTTTACTGTGTCTCCTGTGCGCCACATAAAAGATGGATTCATAGAAAACACACGAAGTAAATCTCATTTGATTTCCGCTATTCATGAGTTGGTAGATAAGAGTGGTGTTTCTTACTTTCCTTCTTATGAGATTATGATGGATGAGTTAAGGGATTATCGCTTTTACTGCTCAGATATGATTCATCCTTCGGCACAGGCGGTAGATTATATTTGGGAACGATTTGTTGAGGTATACGCTTTCGCGAAAGCGCAACAAACAATAAAACAAGTCTCAAAAGTACAACAAGGAATTACTCATAAACCCTTTAATGCCGAAGGAGAGCAGCACCAAAAATTCTTGACAAAGTTAGACAGTCAAAAAGAAAAACTAGTACAAGAATTTCCTTGGATGAGGTTTTAA
- a CDS encoding rhodanese-like domain-containing protein: MGLFSSFFGKKQRKLDDFFSRDAVIIDVRSKAEYDNGAIPGSKHITLQTIATNAAKIKSWDAPIICVCASGARSASATAILKSKGIEAMNGGGWLSLYKKINT, from the coding sequence ATGGGGTTATTCAGTAGTTTTTTCGGTAAGAAACAGCGGAAACTTGACGACTTCTTTAGTAGAGATGCTGTTATTATAGACGTGCGATCAAAAGCCGAATATGATAACGGCGCTATTCCAGGCTCTAAGCATATAACATTACAGACAATAGCTACCAATGCTGCAAAAATAAAGAGTTGGGATGCACCTATAATATGCGTTTGTGCCAGTGGTGCAAGAAGCGCATCTGCTACTGCAATTTTAAAGAGCAAAGGAATTGAAGCAATGAATGGTGGTGGATGGCTTTCACTCTATAAGAAAATCAACACTTAA
- a CDS encoding DUF4136 domain-containing protein, whose protein sequence is MKALRLLPLLGAVLLLASCSTVRVASDYDKETNFNEYKTFAFYKPGIDKAEISDLDKKRVLRAIESEMMAKGFTKSENPTVLVSIFTKAKERIDVYQNNFGFRGGWGGFWGPWGGPWGWNGGFNNNTVARSTQGTLYIDLIDANKNQLIWQGQGTAPLVTGDVDKREERINLIVQEILGVYPPQVVGN, encoded by the coding sequence ATGAAAGCACTTAGACTTTTACCATTGCTAGGAGCCGTACTCTTACTGGCTTCATGTAGCACTGTGCGCGTAGCTTCTGACTACGACAAAGAAACAAACTTTAACGAGTACAAAACCTTTGCTTTTTACAAACCAGGAATAGACAAAGCAGAGATTTCTGATCTAGATAAAAAACGTGTTCTCCGCGCTATTGAATCTGAGATGATGGCAAAAGGTTTTACAAAATCTGAAAATCCTACGGTGCTTGTAAGCATATTTACAAAAGCTAAAGAACGTATTGATGTGTACCAAAACAACTTTGGCTTCCGAGGAGGTTGGGGAGGTTTCTGGGGACCATGGGGAGGCCCTTGGGGCTGGAATGGTGGTTTTAATAACAATACCGTTGCAAGATCTACTCAGGGTACTTTATACATTGACTTAATAGACGCAAATAAAAATCAGCTTATCTGGCAAGGTCAAGGTACAGCACCACTAGTTACTGGCGACGTAGATAAGCGTGAAGAACGCATTAATCTTATCGTTCAAGAAATTTTAGGTGTATATCCTCCACAAGTAGTAGGAAATTAA
- the alaS gene encoding alanine--tRNA ligase, with product MKSQEVRKQFLDFFESKKHTIVPSAPMVLKDDPTLMFTNAGMVPFKEYFLGNATPKNARLSDTQKCLRVSGKHNDLEEVGKDTYHHTMFEMLGNWSFGDYFKEEAIAWAWEFLTEVVKIDKDSLYVSVFEGDKEDGLDRDQEAFDIWKQRIDEDRIIDGNKKDNFWEMGAQGPCGPCSEIHVDIRSAEEKAKVDGKTLINMDHPHVVEIWNLVFMQYNRLADGSLVKLPNQHVDTGMGFERLCMVLQGVQSNYDTDVFTPLMSEIETITNSKCGNDEEIDIAVRVIADHVRAVSFSIADGQLPSNTGAGYVIRRILRRAIRYGFTFLDMKEPFIYKLVATLVKQMGDAFPELKSQKNLMTNVIREEEASFLRTLDKGLLLLDNVIADTKGDTVSGDKAFELYDTYGFPIDLTALILSEKNLKLDEKGFEAALKEQKDRSRAATKVETDDWNILHEDAEEEFVGYDTLETPVKITRYRKTESKKDGELYQLVFNLTPFYPEGGGQVGDKGYLETPNGEVVYIIDTKKENNLIIHLAKNLPRSTDGTFKAVVDAKQRSRTAVNHTATHLLHQGLRKVLGTHVEQKGSMVHSGNLRFDFAHFSRVTKEELKEVEDFVNARIRENLSLEEQRGIPYDQAVQEGAIALFGEKYGDAVRTIRFGKSMELCGGTHVKNTGDIWHFKITSEGAVASGIRRIEAITSDAAKDYFTSETEAYNQVKATLKGNQDPVKAITSLLDENAALKKQVEALIKEKAQNLSGDLAKEFTDIDGVDFLAKKVDLDAGAIKDLAFKLGENKDNVFILFATEQEGKALLSCYISKELVASKQLNAGTVVRELGKHIQGGGGGQPFFATAGGKNPAGIDAAIAEVKNYLV from the coding sequence ATGAAATCTCAAGAGGTACGTAAACAGTTTCTAGACTTTTTTGAATCCAAAAAACATACCATAGTGCCCTCTGCACCAATGGTTTTAAAGGATGACCCTACATTAATGTTTACAAATGCGGGTATGGTGCCTTTTAAAGAATATTTTCTAGGAAATGCGACGCCAAAAAATGCTAGGCTGTCAGATACTCAAAAATGTTTGCGTGTTTCAGGAAAGCATAATGACCTGGAGGAAGTAGGAAAAGATACCTATCATCACACGATGTTTGAGATGCTGGGTAACTGGTCTTTTGGAGATTATTTTAAAGAAGAGGCGATTGCTTGGGCTTGGGAATTCTTAACGGAAGTAGTGAAGATTGATAAGGACAGTCTTTATGTGAGTGTTTTTGAAGGAGACAAGGAAGATGGATTAGATAGAGATCAAGAAGCTTTTGATATCTGGAAGCAGCGTATTGATGAGGATAGAATCATCGATGGAAATAAAAAAGATAACTTCTGGGAAATGGGAGCGCAAGGACCTTGCGGACCATGTTCAGAAATACACGTAGACATAAGATCTGCCGAAGAAAAAGCAAAAGTAGACGGGAAGACGCTCATCAATATGGACCATCCACATGTGGTGGAAATCTGGAACCTTGTATTTATGCAGTACAATCGTCTTGCAGATGGATCGCTTGTAAAGCTTCCTAATCAGCACGTGGATACTGGAATGGGATTTGAGCGCTTATGTATGGTGCTTCAAGGAGTACAGTCTAACTATGATACAGACGTTTTTACTCCACTAATGAGTGAGATAGAAACGATCACAAACTCAAAGTGCGGTAATGACGAAGAAATAGATATTGCAGTACGAGTAATCGCAGATCACGTTAGAGCTGTCTCATTCTCTATTGCAGATGGACAGTTACCTTCTAATACAGGAGCTGGTTATGTAATCCGCAGAATCTTACGTCGAGCAATTCGTTATGGGTTTACATTCCTTGACATGAAGGAGCCATTTATCTATAAGCTTGTTGCAACACTTGTAAAGCAAATGGGGGATGCATTTCCAGAGCTTAAATCACAGAAGAACTTAATGACAAATGTGATACGTGAAGAGGAAGCTTCTTTTTTACGTACGCTAGATAAAGGGTTACTATTACTTGATAATGTAATTGCAGATACTAAAGGTGATACTGTTTCTGGTGATAAAGCTTTTGAGCTTTATGATACTTACGGATTTCCAATAGATCTTACAGCACTTATACTTAGCGAGAAAAACTTAAAACTTGATGAGAAAGGTTTTGAAGCAGCTCTTAAAGAGCAAAAGGACCGCTCTCGTGCAGCAACCAAAGTTGAGACAGACGATTGGAATATCTTACACGAAGATGCTGAAGAAGAGTTTGTAGGATACGATACATTAGAAACTCCGGTGAAAATTACTCGCTACCGTAAGACGGAAAGTAAAAAAGACGGTGAGTTATATCAACTGGTATTTAATCTTACTCCGTTCTATCCAGAAGGAGGAGGACAAGTAGGAGATAAGGGATATCTAGAGACTCCTAATGGAGAGGTTGTTTACATTATCGACACTAAGAAAGAGAATAATTTAATTATTCACCTTGCCAAAAACCTTCCACGATCTACAGATGGAACGTTTAAGGCAGTGGTAGACGCAAAACAACGTAGCCGCACAGCTGTAAACCATACTGCAACACACTTATTACATCAAGGTTTACGTAAGGTACTAGGTACACACGTAGAGCAAAAGGGTAGTATGGTACATAGCGGGAATTTACGTTTTGACTTTGCTCACTTTTCTAGGGTGACTAAAGAAGAACTTAAAGAGGTAGAAGATTTTGTGAATGCACGCATACGTGAAAATCTATCACTAGAAGAGCAGCGAGGAATTCCTTATGATCAGGCAGTACAAGAAGGTGCGATTGCATTATTTGGAGAGAAGTATGGAGATGCGGTGAGAACTATCCGTTTTGGGAAGTCTATGGAGCTTTGTGGTGGTACACACGTAAAAAATACAGGAGATATCTGGCATTTTAAAATCACCTCAGAAGGTGCAGTAGCATCTGGTATACGCCGTATAGAAGCAATTACTAGTGATGCTGCCAAAGATTACTTTACATCAGAAACCGAAGCTTATAATCAAGTAAAAGCTACCCTTAAAGGGAATCAAGATCCAGTAAAGGCGATTACTAGCCTACTAGATGAGAATGCTGCTTTAAAAAAGCAAGTAGAAGCACTTATAAAAGAGAAGGCTCAAAACTTAAGTGGTGATCTTGCTAAGGAGTTTACAGATATAGATGGAGTTGATTTTCTTGCCAAAAAAGTAGATCTAGACGCAGGAGCAATAAAAGATCTTGCATTTAAGCTAGGAGAAAATAAAGACAATGTGTTTATTCTTTTTGCTACTGAGCAAGAGGGTAAAGCATTGCTAAGCTGCTATATTTCAAAGGAGCTTGTTGCTTCTAAGCAATTGAATGCAGGTACTGTGGTGCGCGAACTAGGAAAGCACATCCAAGGTGGAGGTGGTGGGCAACCCTTCTTTGCAACCGCAGGAGGGAAAAACCCAGCAGGAATAGACGCCGCAATTGCCGAGGTGAAAAATTACTTGGTTTAA